One Carassius auratus strain Wakin chromosome 4, ASM336829v1, whole genome shotgun sequence DNA segment encodes these proteins:
- the LOC113067896 gene encoding leiomodin-2-like → MSTFGYRRELSKYEDLDEDELLASLTAEELQELEKELADIDPDDNLPIGLRQRDQTAKTPTGTFSREALMKYWENETRKLLDEERIGSTSPGQKDEDSREEEECMTKSDTEECKDEKDDAEEREKDTQIYSEVEEDQEEESEAEEPVTEEEDVEEEEEEEEEDEEEEEEEEENEEEDSPKMAPTLDCTTHPQQFWSSKGQSNQTQAEPVRQYTPLMSEPKAQAQEPSRMSGNPTVVDDILEKILNNDPDTTEVNLNNIENISQDTLIRFAEALRLNTHVRFFSLANTHADDQVALAIAKMLRENSNITNLNIESNFITGKGILALVQALTRNSTLTEMRFHNQRHICGGQVEMEIVKLLRENTTLIRLGYQFDLAGPRISMTTILTRNQDLQRQKRMQELRQQQGGAAMPTNPRTVALQKSTTASSPYGSPRSSPWSSPKLPHIDMAKKNAPPAPPPPPPPPPPPPPSPPPNVIIPEKKAPTRMIAEVIKLQEGTSKKQKHSSTKSKPKKGKKGAAKQTETDSILKELKNALRPINDRENSRPSTPLRCAHDELMDAIRGSSIKKLKKVEVPKYLR, encoded by the exons ATGAGTACATTCGGCTACCGGCGGGAACTGAGTAAGTACGAGGATTTGGATGAAGATGAGTTGTTGGCTTCACTGACTGCCGAGGAGCTCCAGGAGCTGGAGAAGGAGCTGGCTGATATTGACCCAGACGACAATCTTCCCATCGGACTGCGACAGAGAGATCAGACAGCTAAGACTCCCACTGGAACATTCAGCAGGGAAGCTCTGATGAAATACTGGGAAAATGAGACTCGGAAATTGTTGGATGAGGAGAGGATCGGATCTACAAGCCCTGGACAG AAAGATGAAGACAGCAGGGAAGAGGAGGAATGCATGACTAagagtgacactgaagaatgtaAGGATGAAAAAGACGACGCTGAAGAACGTGAGAAAGACACACAAATATATTCTGAAGTTGAAGAAGACCAAGAAGAGGAAAGTGAAGCAGAGGAGCCAGTAACAGAAGAAGAGGAtgtggaagaagaggaggaggaggaggaagaagatgaggaggaggaggaggaagaagaagaaaacgaaGAAGAGGACAGTCCTAAAATGGCACCAACACTGGATTGCACCACTCACCCTCAGCAGTTTTGGTCTTCCAAAGGTCAATCCAATCAGACACAGGCAGAGCCTGTAAGGCAATACACTCCACTGATGAGTGAACCAAAAGCCCAAGCTCAGGAGCCCAGTCGCATGTCAGGAAACCCTACTGTGGTGGACGATATTCTGGAAAAGATCCTCAACAATGACCCAGATACCACCGAGGTCAACCTCAACAACATTGAAAACATCTCCCAAGACACTCTTATCCGATTCGCCGAAGCCTTACGCTTAAACACACACGTACGTTTCTTTAGCCttgcaaacacacatgcagatgACCAGGTGGCTCTTGCCATTGCCAAGATGCTGAGAGAAAACAGCAACATCACAAATCTTAACATTGAGTCCAACTTTATTACAGGGAAGGGTATCCTGGCACTGGTGCAAGCCCTCACACGAAACAGTACCCTTACAGAAATGAGATTTCACAATCAGAGGCACATTTGTGGAGGTCAGGTGGAAATGGAGATTGTAAAGTTACTGAGGGAGAATACAACGCTGATAAGGTTGGGTTACCAGTTCGACCTTGCAGGCCCTCGTATAAGCATGACGACCATTCTTACCCGCAACCAAGACCTACAGAGACAGAAGAGAATGCAGGAGCTGCGCCAACAGCAAGGAGGTGCAGCAATGCCAACAAACCCAAGAACAGTCGCCCTTCAGAAGAGCACAACCGCCTCTTCTCCTTACGGCTCCCCTCGGAGTTCACCATGGTCATCTCCAAAGTTACCACACATTGACATGGCAAAGAAGAACGCTCCCCCtgctcctccacctccacctcccccaccaccaccacctcctccttcTCCACCACCCAATGTTATCATCCCAGAGAAGAAGGCTCCCACCAGAATGATCGCAGAAGTCATCAAACTGCAAGAGGGGACTTCCAAGAAACAGAAGCATAGTTCCACCAAATCTAAACCCAAAAAGGGCAAAAAGGGGGCTGCAAagcaaacagagactgacagcataTTAAAGGAATTGAAGAACGCTTTGAGGCCCATCAATGACAGAGAGAACTCCAGACCGTCCACACCTCTACGCTGTGCTCATGATGAACTCATGGATGCCATCAGAGGCAGTAGCATCAAAAAACTCAAAAAG GTGGAGGTTCCCAAATATCTTCGGTAA